The Malus domestica chromosome 08, GDT2T_hap1 genomic interval attttaaattatgtgaattgatattgcatgaaattatatatagatCAACATTAAActatacatgcatataattgaattgaataaaactttgaaaaaaattagggtttcgaGACCCTAACCAGCGAGCCGCATGCTTTGAGCCACACTGCTATGCGAGACATGGAGCTATGATGCACTGGAGCACAGCTTTGCTACGCTAAGAACCCAAGAAAACAACGTCGTTTGGCGTCATCCCTAACCCAGAAAACCTAGCCTCACCGGAAGCCAAGCCCACGACTTTGTCGTTCTTTTTCTGGACATCATGACTTGCAGTCGTGTCCCCTTTGGGGTTTGCACCGTCATCTTCAACGATGTCCCTTGAATTTCCTGTTGAAAttaatcaaaatcaaaagtttcCCAGATCAAATCCCCTCGGTTCTACCTTTTCCTGACGTCGAGGATTCTCCTCCGTCGTTGAGACTGGTTCTTCGATGAACCACCATGCATCACACCTCACTCTTGAGGTTTCCCGACACAGACTCTGTTGCAAAAAACGCCAGCTTTGGTTTTTTTCCCTAGTGAACCCACCCAGCATGGCTGGGATTTTTTATTGTACCAAACTTAAGGCCATTTGGGCTTGGATCACCTCGGCCTGTAGTAGGGCTTGCACTCGCAGCTCGCTGCCCCTCGCTCAGCCCACACGACACCAACCTAATTGGGCTATGGTGTTCCCATGTCCACGGGGGAACCCAGTCCACATGGTTGTTGAAGATTCCTTACACTACAGCACACTGGATCCCATCCTTTATGCTGGTGCATCCATGATACACAAGAGAACACCTTGTTTGGGCCTTGCCATTTGGGCCTGCGTTTGCAGGTCCATATCTGTGCACATGAGCTTGGCCTTTCCTACTCAATTTTTTGGGCTTGGACCTCCTAACTTTTAcgattcattttttttacaaaaaaataaaaaaaaccatgtgGGCTTTGGTCCATTTTGGGCCACCAATTTTAATAGACTAAACGTTTTTAGGCTTTATAGGGTTTATATTTTTCTCCTAATTCTTCTCATTGGCCCGAAGaccaataattaattaaatcaatATCATAAGCCCTGACAACTTACATgcatttatttgttacatattTTTGTCTTGTATATATTGTGTTTGTTTACAGGTattatgaacctgaagtttatGCTTCTGAACTCGAAGTTTCGGAAAAGTGTCAtagaaacctgaagtttcttaacGCACAACACTTATGTTGAGACCTAAAGTTCTCCATGCCTAAATCCGTTTAAACCAATCCATGTCTTAGACCCTGAATGTTATAACTTTGATgtttatggaaattttatttcctaaaacaCCAATCACATTCTTGTTTTTTCCATTCAGCGTAATGTCGAACCATAACAAGTTTGATTTCATTGATTTGGAAGTTTCGAACAAGAAACTACTTTATGTGGATACAAAACGTGACACCCCGCTTGACTACAACTCGTTGCGAAATCATTATAGACAATTATGGtgtggaagagctgaataagcctccggcatgatcttcattcgaagacttatgcctgAAGCATATCAAATGGAAGTACCTCACTGTCGAGGACTTCATAGCTCTTTGACTTGCTATGGACCGTTTCAAATCATGCAAAGATGAATTCTTGCCCAAAGAAAAACATAATTGAAACCTTTTTATGTTCATGAATAGGTACAATTTTGAAGTTTATATCCAATCGAATTTCAATTGAAAGAAAATCTTTCTCGTCTTTCTATATCTAAATTGCTCATGAAGTAGCAGTATAGAGagtggaagtttaccaaattcttggatctgattactaccacactCGTGAGAGAAAGGTACCCAACAATTCGGCTGAGAAGCTACCTAACAGACCCCTTCAATTTCGACTGGAGCTTACCGAACCTAAGTTTAGGTCTGTCTCTCTCTTTGTCATACAAGTTTGTTTTACAACCTATGGTAGAATCTGGGCCTGCCAAGAGGTGGtatcatgcccgaagcatgatccttggcacctaagacctaaaaacttcaagaatactgGATAGTATTCAGGAACCTCAACCCTGTAGAATTTAACTCCGTTTTGACATAATAAATCATTGATTATGCAATTTTCTGTGCTtttaccaatgttgttgaggagtaccattctcatagtcaatatgtgagactaattttgctccacctaacACATTTGGAGAGCGAAATTTGACATGGAAGGCCGTATTGGCCGAACCCCCTTGTATTTTTGGTTTACTTggtgaataatttattttgttcttggaTTTAAGATTGGTGTTTGGATGTCACAATTATTCTTGAATAAGagttaattaacaaaaattacCACATGTGACTAATACAATTAACTTATGCTTAGGTATGTTTTGTGGGGAAGTCAGCAGTCTGGTTCTatgctaacttcatacctaatcatCCCCTAACAACCTTTCAGGCTTATCCAACTTGATTGTGGGGCATTGTACTGCCCtatattgtccaatggtactAATTTTACCATAAAGGGAAGTTCACTTCGTTCTGGAAGAACAACTTTTTGAGCTTTAAGGATATTCAAGAGCATTATTACCATATTGAAACcaatgtagaaaatggagtaaAATTCATTTGCATATTACCACATTGCACTTCCTACAAATAtagccagaagcgtattctagagaagatagaACGCTTAACGAGTGGATTACACCCATTTAGGCCCACTATATAACCAATTAGAAGCCCGAGATGGAATTTTTGCTATAGATGTACGTTTGGGATATCTAGGATGATCTGTGATGAGCTTTTATAGGCATCCTCTTACTAGAAGTAAATACATCATACCTAGAAGCATATCATGCCTTAACACCCTCCATTTTTCTACAAAAGAgtcaaggggacatttgtggattgATTTAACCaccatgcggaccatttagatacctTACGATGTTGGTTGATGCTTCTACaggttggtcacacgtgtggtTGTTGTCCACAAGCTGTCTTCTCCACACTAGTGGCTTAGATAAACAAGCTcaaggctcaccaccctgattatcatatcaaatctattcgattggataagtTAGAGAATTTACATCGAATACtttcgatggatattgcatgtcggttgggttttgaagttgaacatccagcACTCCATGTTCATACCTAGAACGACCCAGCAGAAGCATTCATTAAACACCTTCAAATGATTGCATGATcgattggtcatacgtaccaagttcTCAATCTCCCATTGTGTCTCATCTCAATCCCAATCTAGATCGTCAGAGTATAAGTgaacttggtacgtatgaccaatcgATCATATATGATCAATTTCTCACTATGTCTTAATCTATtaaaagtgacgagatcacataTAACATCTGCAAATGTCCCTGCAAAGAtaaatgtaccaaatgtacgatggACCTTCGTCCCCGAAAGCAGGAACGCCACTACTGTAGCCGACCCTCgtacattggcggctagccaatcaatctgtcctACACCAGAAGCGTGGTAGATCTCTCGGTTCGAGGATTCACTTTCTCAAAAGTGGAGGAACGTGGCACGAACAAATATGCCCTTTGATTGCTGTCTCAATcctttccatctcatgagattaaatctGGATTACTCCCGAGACATGAAGTTCTTGATCCAACATACTAGTTTAGATGAGATaaggaattggaatgagattttCATAAATGATGTTTCATTTAAATGGTaactaccgacataaatgaaaagcaacAATAACGAACCACGTTCTGTTGATTAGTGTTTACGTAAAAATGATTGGTCAACTTGAAGAATCAATTGATGAcaaatgagatgaatgaaatagcgCAATATGACGCCTTGTGGCGCAAAGTTTCTCTCATGAACCATGTGATTGATTGCAGCATTACAAACATGGTTGTAGTATCTCTGGGATCCTGATACGAAATCTACATGGAGTTTTCAAATGACTTACATGTActgattcaaatagttctagatcACAAGAACATCATCTCGGTTCTCAAGAGGTTTTAACTTTGTAGATGCAGAACAATCcaggcggatgtggtatacatgttcaagtgaatatttgatcagttagggataTATGCTCTTACATGTACAAAATCCGAAATTGCTAGAGTTGAGAAAACTAACTTGCACCTAAAGTTGGATTTTAAGATGaatgatcttgggaaaactcgacaTTACCTTGACCTGAATTTTCGAACTAGTTCTAATGGTATTTTAGTCCACCAGTCAAACTAGACCCGTAAGGTGTTACGTCTGAGTATGCCCTGATTGTCTGTACGCTAGATGTAAATAAGACCTTTACGGAGGATATGGAGCATAAGATTCCATATTGGAATGTGAGGCAACAATATCTAAGTACAATTGGCGTGTGTTGTACATAGCTTAATGCACTAGATCAGACATCTTATGTGCTGATAATCTTTTGGCATAAAGCAGCACTGCGCCTACAAGCCACTACCAAATTTGGTGTTAAAGATAGTTTTCcgttactacggatttgggcttatctaTCCCTATGCATCTCAGAATATATCACACCCCCTTGATCTTCGGAATGATGCCTACTTTGTGGGATTCGCTGAATCAGATTATCTGTTTGACCGCACAAGGTACGTTcccgaatggttatgtctttaccattaaggaacaccgcaatatcttggtgGTTAACCAGATAGACCTTTAGTTGCgaaacctttgaatcatttcaagaCTCATTGTATCTCATCACGTAAAAGATATGGTCGAGAACTCTTGTTAAGCATGTTCGAACTCCTTgcaattttcatccatcgttaagTCCCAACGACAATCCATGAAGACAACGCCGTATGTATTGACCAGATCATGATACATCCCAACAAGTCAACGCCAAGCATATTGTGTCTATATCAGcatgagcatcagaagattgaagttaagcAATCTGATCCCAGACAAACTTGtcgacctctacacgacgtcactaCCGAAGtctaccttccagaagcttgtagTTTCATATGGATAAAAAgctttttaaataattaatttgattGCTGTTAACTCAGAAATAGAGATTGAATGCAATTGCACTTGATAAAAGTCTCAGTACACCATCGTCAACTCTTACCCTAATTTCACTTAATAGTtaacagagagagaaagacgatCTAGTTAGTAAATAGTTAGATGGAGATAATTACAAAGCTAATCTACAATCTTAATTACTTATTAGGCACTAATCCTTAATCCTTTCTTATTAAGCCAAGAGCCAGAAATCCTTCTGCCATCTGGTGTTGATAAGGTAACCACTCACTCCTTTGCTCTGCTTCCTCACTCCAATTGTCAAACACACTGCATTGTTTATGCAATGCTCCACGAACAActctctgctgctgctgcttccaAATATGCTGCATATATCAAAATTAGCAATCTCTCGGAATTCCGAAAATCAAACCGCAAGACAATGGTTTGGTTTGATTCAGTTTCACTCGGTGGTTTTAGATAAAATCTAATAATAATCCGAGATACGTTATACAGTAATCAGTTTTTGAGTAAAACCGATCCAAACCAGACCGTGCACTAATACGGCTTTTTGCAAGAAGGGATTAGTGAAATAGAACCCACCAGCTGATGAGGGGAGATGGCTTCTTCTGACCAAGCACTAGCACTGAAACCTCAAGCTTCTTGACCTGGCTTATAACTGTGGCCAGTCTTGGACCTTGGATCACAAGAGCTTCCACTTCCACCTAAATATTATTTTGTcccaaaaataataaacaaataattaataatataaacaCATGACTAAATAAATGTTGAGTGACACAACAGAAACTGTGtcccctctcttttttttttctgggaaaaataaaGGCAAAAGCAACTGAAAAGTCCGTCACTCTTCCCTTCTCGcacggaaaagaaaaagaaaaggataatTTTGAGAGTGAAATTGCCACTGGAAAAAGTCATTTACCCTTCTCCCTCTAAAGAATAGAAAAGACAAAAATAAGtagtaaaaaattaaataaaccaaCGAAAAAGGAGGGAAAAAGAATTAAAAGGTTGGGGACCAGAAAATTGGGATCTATCAAACACAATGAAGACACTCTCAGACTTTTCTAGTAGGATCTATCAGCAAAAATATTAAGAAAACAATTTAGCTTTTTCATCTAGCTAGCTCTTGGGATCTATCAAACACAACGAAAACACTCTCAGCCTCTTCTAGTAGGATCTATCAAACGAAGCAAAATATTAAGAAAACAATTTAGCTTTTCCATCTAGCTAGCTCTCTTTTACTTCTGTTATTCGAGCGATAttctaatataatttaaaatctGAACTACGAGAAAGACGACTGGAATGTACCTCAGGCTTGCAAGCCTTGCAGAGGGAGCTAAGGGAGTTGGCAAGGCATGGTGAGGAGGAAAAGTCATGGCAAGAAGGGATGATGTGGAGGAGAGTAAGCAAATCACCCGTGTTGGCAACATGAGTGAGGGCCCACATCATGGCATGCTTGGAATGTGATGAGtcatccaccaccaccatcactctCTTCCTCGTTTCAAAtccaccaccgccaccaccatTGTTGTTGCCATACATGCTTTGAAGCCCTTCCATATGCTGAAAGCTTCCTCCTTTTCCCTCAGACCGCCCAACTCCGCCACTGAAAGACTTGTTATTTCCAccaccacccccacccccaccccaccTCCTTGATTTTGATTTCCAAGCCTCCCTTCCACTTAACTCCCTCAAACATGCGCTTGGTTTTGGCATTTTCTCTCACCCTTTTGCCAAAATGTGCTTAAATGCTAAGTCAGagtttggagagagagagaaagagagaggttgTGTGAGTATGTGCGGTTGGTTGAGAGTTTCTGGGTTATTATGATGTGAGAAAACGAGtgtgtggagagagagagagagagagagagagagagagagagagagagggggggggggggaatggtGTTAAAATCTGATGATGCAAAGACAtgatttttttatgtttgtgCAGGTAAAGTGTCACGGGGATGACTGGTTCGTTGTGACTTTACTCTGCAGAGATGTAAAACAATCACcagagttttgttttcttttagatATTTGATGATGAAAGGCAGGATCTTTGTACCATCTCTCCGGAAAAATATTTTTCAGATTCTCCTGCCctatttttcttctctcttatcATGATCTGTATgttatgatgaatgaaatggaTCCGATTTTCGGAAAGAGATTTTTTTCGGATCTTTCTTCTAAAATCTGCTAATTAAGCAATTTaggcttttgaaatttgatcaaacaacaaaaaaacagaaaaattagtaaaaaaattaatttttaaccgtttgatccaatttcaatgattcaaatTACTTGATCCATGAATTTTGAAGGAAGAGATTCAGATCTTTTTTCtagattttctttttataaccattCTACTAAAACCGGGAAACTTACTTGCAACAGAATATATTGTATCTCATTGCACACATTTTTTAGTACTTATAAGTTATAAGCATTAAGTGTCGGACACATCTTTGATTTGGATTTCATCCAGCAGTCCTCGACCAACGAGTTTAAacaattggataaaaatctacCGTTAAATATGCGTTGGCACTTAGTGCATACTAAAGAAAAACCAATTCTACCATGATTAAGGATTTGAGAGATGATTCTTGGGATCCTCAAATCACATTCATTCATCGTGCATCATGCAACCAATTTTCGTTagatactgtttatattcaattttaaataaaaaaaaattacaatgatttctgaccgcacgatcaGTGGCAAAGACAAAAATTGTTGGGAGGAGGGGCGATATTTAAAAGcataaaaggttaaaaaaatgtAGACAACCAAAACATTTTAAATAGTAGACAATATTAATTTCATTTATAATCTATCAATACAAGTAAATTTCAATTATTATCAACGAAGTTTCATATCATGAAAACACGGAAGTACCTATGTAAAAAATTCGAGGTCACCATAAGTGAGGTCTTGAAGATCAAACACGGTATAGTACCCATGTAAAAAAATCACAATGATTAGTCATCAATTATATATCTTTAGGCATGACACCACAACCATCTTGTAATGCATTGTTATCTTCCACtgaatttatttaccaaaacatTTTTACTTTCAATTGACACTCTAACCCCTAATATAGAAAATCTATTCTGAATGATTCATAATACAAAAGCTTATATTTGTATAACGTTTATGCTTGGTGTACAAGTAAGAATCTCATCCTATATAGATACAATCAGAATCAAGTTACAATATTAATTCATATCCCTAGGAGTTACAGTTGATTTTGACAAGACTCATTCTCTAACACCCAAGTCTTCCACCCATATTTTATAAGATAGTCAATTTTCATCGAAAATCTTTGCCACTTAGCATAGAAAATTTGCAAATGAAATATAAAATTCATATTTTCTCCTGgtttaaataaaaatgatgTCTTGTAAATTTCTATTTGATTTTACGTTAacttttttgtatttattttcttatagTTTTCTTTCTAGATGAGACCAGAATAAAGAATTGATTATCTTCATTCAAAATACAAATCACGGGGTGCTTGAATTTCATTAGATGGTCCCCACAATCCCACACCTCAATCTCTAATTGGCACCACACTTTCCCACAAACCacactgttttttttcttttcaaacccCTAGTCCAATCGACGTCATTTGGTTTGggtattttaagaaaaaattaaaacgcAGATTCCGTGAAGCCAGAACCAAACCAGCAGCGCAATGCCACGTCACACGATCAGAACCAAATCCATCCCAAATTTCGACAACTTGGatgttttaaaaaacaaaaaaaacaaaacagctCTGCTGCGCGGACAGTAGCAGTGGGCCGAACCAGTTGGGTTTTTCGGCAAGGGGAAGGGCTGAACTAAAACTCCAGTTGTGTTTTCCGacgaggggagtggcggccaccactcctcgccctcatgTGGCTTCACCACaatgcacgatgtacgatgaacgaatatgattTGAGGATCCCTAAGATCATCACAAAAAGAATCCAGGATTCTCACTCTAAAGATATGACAAAAGCGAAGTGCAATAAAAGATACACTCGCAtacatttaatttaatttttttttgtttttttttctattgcAACCAATAAATAGTCCAAGTGATGTCTCTGTTCCAATGAATAATTTGACAGGTATTTAAAAAGTTCATTGATCATCTAATAAATATTTTTCATGTGACGTCTCTAATTACATGAGAGTATCTCCCAACTTCATTAAATGGGTAGCGTTAAGGACCTAACTATATATGTTAAGGAAACTAACAATAGATCTATTGTACATATTATGTCATTTCATGCAGAGGTTGCATATGGTATACACTATTGGTCTAAGTTTAGAATAGACTTGTCTAGGCCCTTGAATTATGTTTTCAGCATCAttttcttgtgtttgctttttaTGTGATCTTTCGTAGGGTTTCGACCTTCCTAGATGATGCCTAAACAGTCTTCATGTGAATCATatatattgtttgtaccatacttgaccaatcccgaaactactgagcactg includes:
- the LOC103450642 gene encoding uncharacterized protein, yielding MPKPSACLRELSGREAWKSKSRRWGGGGGGGGNNKSFSGGVGRSEGKGGSFQHMEGLQSMYGNNNGGGGGGFETRKRVMVVVDDSSHSKHAMMWALTHVANTGDLLTLLHIIPSCHDFSSSPCLANSLSSLCKACKPEVEVEALVIQGPRLATVISQVKKLEVSVLVLGQKKPSPLISCIFGSSSSRELFVEHCINNAVCLTIGVRKQSKGVSGYLINTRWQKDFWLLA